In a genomic window of Flavobacteriales bacterium:
- a CDS encoding sigma-70 family RNA polymerase sigma factor — MGSDQGFDDRQVALAKSSTEAFGPLYERYFGDVFRFILRRAADRELTADLTQQAFVKAMLSIHRYESRGLPFRAWLYRIALNELRMHWRKRKEVLIDLSVKQVKGMVAEMELHLDPSDMERVAQALSGLDEARAQLIHLRFMDGLSYQEVGQVLGIGEDAAKMRTHRTLSALRSYLAPKA; from the coding sequence ATGGGATCCGATCAAGGGTTCGACGACCGGCAAGTGGCCCTGGCCAAGAGCTCTACAGAGGCTTTCGGGCCCTTGTATGAGCGATACTTCGGCGATGTTTTCCGATTCATCCTCCGCCGAGCAGCAGATCGCGAACTGACAGCCGACCTCACCCAACAGGCATTCGTGAAAGCCATGCTATCCATCCACCGGTACGAATCGCGCGGACTTCCCTTCAGGGCTTGGCTGTACCGCATCGCGCTGAACGAACTGCGCATGCACTGGCGGAAGAGAAAGGAAGTCCTGATCGATTTGAGCGTGAAACAGGTGAAGGGCATGGTGGCGGAGATGGAGCTCCATTTGGACCCCTCGGACATGGAACGCGTGGCTCAAGCGCTCTCCGGCCTGGACGAAGCACGCGCCCAGCTGATCCACCTGCGCTTCATGGATGGGCTCAGCTATCAGGAAGTCGGGCAGGTGCTCGGCATCGGGGAGGATGCTGCCAAGATGCGCACCCACAGGACGCTCAGCGCGCTGCGATCCTACCTTGCACCGAAGGCATGA